The Ignavibacteriota bacterium genome contains a region encoding:
- a CDS encoding DUF433 domain-containing protein — protein sequence MDNRIETNPNICHGKPVIRGTRIMVRNILGSFAGGETITDIIRNYPELSIDDIEAAIAYAIELVDETQLSIHLPA from the coding sequence ATGGATAACCGAATCGAAACAAATCCGAATATCTGTCATGGTAAACCTGTTATACGCGGCACCCGCATTATGGTGCGGAACATTCTTGGTTCGTTCGCTGGCGGAGAAACAATCACAGACATCATCAGGAATTACCCTGAACTTTCCATTGACGATATTGAAGCCGCCATTGCATACGCAATCGAGTTAGTGGATGAAACACAACTCAGCATCCACCTTCCCGCGTAA
- a CDS encoding T9SS type A sorting domain-containing protein yields the protein MNMKYHMLIVLCTQLLCTQLLNTQTIVHPWNVNDRGGGRSTSSQLQLHSSFGQNVVLRMSSETATLENGYLPGVRTFADEQVPAFPQLLIIHSRNNIPVFSYPLKNGVRYKITVTGTYSFWNEYESYGIDAKYFYDVPPTYPGEGQEPFLSTIEGGLTINGDTMCAIPSGYHPAHAYTMFILGADTSVAFVINDYYLGEPLYEDNSGFLLALIEQENITMTMQMEQRWNLISIPLSIPDFRTTAVFPQAASRVFSYFQRYQNNDTLETGKGYWVKFDSSENIEYVGSTILEDTLEVQPRWNLIGSLSESVPVNTIGSIPGGLVTSQFIGYDGTYYSTDTLEPGNGYWVKVAQEGQLILSSIATIAPTSMNNIKIIPTTELPPAPPLRGNTDEQLSTEFLLGQNYPNPFNPKTVISYQLKVKSDVSLKVYNMLGKEVATIVDGEQEAGYKSVEWDALDVPSGVYFYRLEATSVSDANRSFRDVKKLLLLR from the coding sequence ATGAACATGAAATATCATATGCTCATTGTACTCTGTACTCAACTACTTTGTACTCAACTTCTCAACACACAAACGATTGTTCATCCGTGGAACGTGAACGACCGCGGAGGGGGGCGATCTACTTCAAGTCAATTACAACTTCATTCATCGTTCGGACAAAACGTTGTTCTGCGCATGAGTTCCGAAACGGCAACATTGGAAAACGGGTATCTCCCCGGTGTGCGAACTTTTGCTGATGAGCAAGTACCGGCATTTCCACAACTTCTTATCATTCATTCAAGGAACAACATTCCGGTATTTTCATATCCGCTGAAGAATGGCGTAAGATATAAAATAACGGTTACTGGGACATATAGTTTTTGGAACGAATACGAGAGTTATGGAATTGATGCAAAGTATTTTTATGATGTACCTCCGACATATCCCGGTGAAGGGCAGGAACCATTCTTGTCCACCATAGAAGGCGGGTTGACAATTAATGGAGATACGATGTGTGCAATTCCTTCCGGGTATCATCCTGCACACGCGTACACAATGTTCATACTTGGAGCGGATACTTCGGTTGCATTTGTCATCAACGACTATTATCTGGGTGAGCCGTTGTACGAAGACAACTCAGGGTTTCTTCTTGCTCTTATCGAGCAGGAGAATATAACTATGACTATGCAAATGGAACAACGTTGGAATTTGATTTCCATTCCGTTATCAATTCCCGATTTTCGGACAACGGCTGTTTTCCCCCAAGCCGCTTCCCGTGTGTTCTCCTATTTTCAGAGATATCAAAACAACGATACGTTGGAAACCGGAAAAGGATATTGGGTAAAGTTTGATTCATCAGAAAACATTGAGTATGTCGGATCAACGATACTCGAAGATACCTTGGAAGTACAGCCAAGATGGAATCTCATCGGTTCTCTTTCAGAATCTGTTCCGGTCAATACTATCGGCTCAATTCCCGGTGGACTTGTTACCTCTCAATTTATTGGATATGATGGTACATATTATTCGACAGATACACTTGAACCGGGTAACGGATATTGGGTGAAAGTTGCTCAGGAGGGACAACTGATTCTTTCTTCGATTGCAACAATCGCACCTACATCAATGAATAATATCAAAATTATACCAACTACCGAATTACCTCCGGCTCCACCCTTACGTGGTAATACAGATGAACAATTGTCTACAGAATTTTTGTTAGGTCAGAATTATCCCAACCCATTTAACCCAAAGACAGTTATAAGTTATCAGCTAAAAGTTAAAAGCGATGTTTCATTGAAGGTGTACAACATGCTTGGGAAAGAAGTGGCAACTATCGTTGACGGCGAGCAGGAAGCGGGATACAAGTCGGTGGAGTGGGATGCATTGGATGTTCCGAGCGGCGTCTATTTCTATCGTTTGGAAGCCACGAGCGTCTCCGATGCGAATCGTTCGTTCAGGGATGTGAAGAAACTTCTGTTATTACGGTAA
- a CDS encoding response regulator transcription factor, translating into MIVEDSRVMRMMIRNVLGNENEYFEFEDGDEAVSAYASVHPDYVLMDISMRRMDGITATQRIKDMDNNSQVVIVTDFDNKQFRENAATAGAVAYITKENLFDIQNVLTPR; encoded by the coding sequence ATGATTGTAGAAGACAGCCGTGTCATGCGGATGATGATTCGCAATGTTCTCGGAAACGAAAACGAGTATTTTGAATTTGAAGATGGTGATGAGGCGGTTTCCGCCTATGCTTCCGTTCACCCCGATTATGTTCTGATGGATATCAGTATGAGACGGATGGATGGTATTACGGCGACGCAACGGATAAAGGACATGGATAATAATTCTCAGGTAGTTATTGTTACAGATTTTGATAATAAACAGTTTCGTGAAAATGCCGCAACCGCAGGAGCCGTTGCTTATATCACCAAAGAAAATTTATTCGATATCCAAAACGTGTTAACACCGAGATAG
- a CDS encoding T9SS type A sorting domain-containing protein — MKSILTFLLTLCCVVSISAQQKFLVTPDNDAIPLKKGERAENIIQQISDERMQTAMACSPTRQYGYDTADYPLWGQFNAKHKDVVAQWFVTPASGQINKIYWRAGDQVSNYDSTVYIRVHKANIGPNSGPGINFPSPCFDWGYYPNSSDLDQGVSAFSDYATGPWISTAQAPYTSFPLAGNDLWGFGGYPVMMQPNQVNSVNLEEFFPPNVTAGDSFWISMIVSGPQGHIDDLTTRWLTSIGGPSPSRVWKFYEHAGTTCGGASVPGWKARGGGDIPTDYVFDWWYEMSVTSNVAPTISNVTELHTTFSTSDRIVEAEIVDCNFSNPGDIGIASALLQWSVNGIQQTDVPMTNIGGDSYRGIISGQPAGSTIRYSLKATDIHGFMEEGAPITYRVVGLNNQIYQIDTATVCSKKSISATGTSIPPSQFFLGTPQPYHPADDGTAGPFDIGGDMNFAGTTVRYAWVGVNGGIALSASATDTQDVNSAGLYADWTFPNSIHHDGRPDVGGVNGIPKNFIAAFWNDLILTDGSFTHGRILTQQGYAGDPCLFIVEWDSIAAYDNEGLFYFDNTTFRIILNRCTGTFEYQYDNVGTLGLENSALVGYEADSSGSVPGNWLLVNDNGYPVETKLQNNKCIAVNSYVQPQNELTVRKFEDTDGNFNTSDDRSAKAWHLEIRQGSPTGTVVASGNSTTVTATDLDDGVYYAVEVDSTDWFHLGYLFNSTPTASEDNTISVNLTNGDTVVVDFINAPPAYGNEYRSATSEDWALSKDTKGKFTSLKKKADRVFFKFNLMADNTRNLILDFGMFSSGAITKGKTKLDTVATFTNIKKPGFNLIANVATNETIQVEGVGYMGKLMKAKYIWGVAKAALVSSYKRNELGLPMPNYHNVGEEVFAQGAFPNGLVVGIPQGTKGANSVLHKKYADVQKSLVKIIKKIPVLHSDTLSARCLDSLDGTKKKPIDKQQKSLPPDKQNNKLFAEALALELNVAASAREKFPIGLGELTFEDTVANPFNGKPISQISTLADSMLSCLPLASIIGETYDDLYSAIRMINKAFSDTLVDTLSFGSKTKLTGVKRLIDVYYLHVTPGLEPISLASFDEQRSEEPEGFALYQNYPNPFNPTTNFGFRIANFGLVTLKVFNLLGQEVAILLNNEAMEEGEYEIPFDASSLPSGVYYYRLNVETLNDEGIAENMTSVKKMILLR, encoded by the coding sequence GTTGTGTGGTGAGTATCTCTGCACAACAAAAATTTCTCGTTACGCCTGATAACGATGCAATACCACTGAAGAAGGGGGAACGGGCAGAAAACATTATACAACAAATCAGCGATGAGCGGATGCAGACCGCAATGGCATGTAGCCCAACTCGACAGTACGGTTATGATACTGCCGATTATCCGCTTTGGGGACAGTTTAATGCCAAACATAAAGATGTCGTTGCCCAATGGTTTGTAACGCCGGCAAGCGGACAAATAAATAAAATATATTGGAGGGCTGGTGATCAGGTTAGCAATTATGACTCTACTGTTTATATCAGAGTTCATAAGGCTAATATCGGACCCAATAGCGGACCGGGAATTAATTTCCCATCGCCATGTTTCGATTGGGGATACTATCCAAACTCAAGCGATCTTGACCAAGGTGTGTCTGCATTTTCAGATTATGCAACTGGTCCATGGATTTCAACAGCGCAAGCACCCTATACTTCATTTCCTCTGGCAGGTAATGACCTTTGGGGTTTTGGTGGTTACCCAGTGATGATGCAACCTAATCAAGTCAACAGTGTTAATTTAGAAGAATTCTTTCCCCCCAATGTTACAGCAGGCGATTCATTTTGGATTTCGATGATAGTATCTGGACCTCAAGGTCATATTGATGATCTCACAACAAGATGGTTAACATCTATCGGCGGACCATCGCCTTCCCGTGTTTGGAAATTTTATGAACATGCGGGTACAACTTGTGGTGGTGCGTCGGTTCCCGGTTGGAAAGCGCGCGGCGGCGGGGACATACCCACTGACTATGTTTTCGATTGGTGGTATGAGATGTCGGTAACGTCAAATGTCGCGCCTACAATTTCTAATGTTACAGAACTTCATACAACTTTCAGTACATCTGACCGAATTGTTGAAGCAGAAATTGTTGATTGTAATTTTTCTAATCCGGGAGATATAGGAATTGCTTCTGCATTATTACAATGGTCGGTTAACGGGATTCAACAAACAGATGTACCTATGACAAATATAGGAGGAGATAGTTACAGAGGAATCATTTCCGGACAACCCGCCGGAAGTACAATACGATACTCACTGAAGGCTACCGATATTCATGGATTCATGGAAGAAGGCGCGCCAATAACGTATCGGGTAGTTGGATTAAACAACCAGATCTATCAAATTGATACGGCAACAGTGTGTTCAAAGAAAAGCATCAGCGCTACCGGAACCTCTATTCCGCCTTCTCAATTCTTTCTTGGGACACCACAACCCTATCATCCGGCTGACGATGGAACGGCAGGTCCGTTTGATATTGGCGGTGATATGAACTTTGCAGGTACAACCGTTCGTTACGCGTGGGTTGGAGTCAATGGCGGAATAGCACTTTCAGCAAGTGCTACCGATACGCAAGATGTTAATTCAGCCGGCTTATATGCTGATTGGACTTTCCCGAATTCAATACATCATGATGGTCGCCCTGATGTAGGTGGCGTCAATGGTATTCCGAAAAATTTCATTGCCGCTTTCTGGAATGACTTAATTCTCACTGACGGTTCTTTCACTCATGGTAGGATTCTTACACAACAAGGATATGCAGGCGACCCTTGTTTATTTATAGTAGAATGGGATTCTATCGCTGCTTATGACAATGAGGGATTATTCTATTTCGATAACACAACATTCAGAATTATTTTGAACCGATGTACAGGAACTTTTGAATATCAATACGATAATGTTGGAACGCTTGGGCTTGAAAATAGCGCGTTGGTAGGGTATGAAGCTGATTCATCCGGAAGTGTTCCGGGAAACTGGTTACTTGTCAATGACAATGGGTATCCCGTAGAAACAAAACTTCAAAACAATAAATGTATCGCTGTCAATTCGTATGTCCAGCCTCAGAACGAACTCACTGTGAGGAAGTTTGAAGATACAGACGGAAACTTCAATACCAGCGATGACCGTTCTGCAAAAGCTTGGCATTTGGAAATCCGCCAGGGCTCACCGACAGGAACTGTTGTTGCTTCAGGAAACAGCACAACGGTAACTGCAACGGATTTGGACGACGGAGTTTACTACGCAGTCGAAGTTGATAGTACTGACTGGTTCCATCTTGGTTACCTTTTCAATAGCACACCAACCGCAAGCGAGGATAACACTATCTCAGTCAATCTTACCAACGGTGATACTGTTGTCGTTGATTTCATTAATGCGCCCCCTGCTTATGGTAATGAGTATCGTTCCGCCACTTCCGAAGATTGGGCGCTTTCAAAAGATACGAAAGGCAAATTCACATCGTTGAAGAAAAAAGCAGACCGAGTGTTTTTCAAGTTCAATCTTATGGCTGATAATACAAGAAATCTCATCCTCGATTTCGGTATGTTTTCTTCCGGTGCGATTACAAAAGGGAAAACAAAATTAGATACTGTCGCGACATTCACAAATATTAAGAAGCCGGGATTTAATCTTATCGCGAATGTCGCGACGAACGAAACAATTCAGGTGGAAGGTGTTGGCTACATGGGAAAACTGATGAAGGCAAAATATATCTGGGGAGTGGCAAAGGCGGCTCTTGTTTCTTCCTACAAGCGGAATGAACTCGGCTTACCGATGCCGAACTATCACAACGTCGGCGAGGAAGTTTTTGCGCAAGGCGCGTTCCCGAATGGCTTAGTCGTCGGTATTCCGCAAGGGACGAAAGGAGCGAACTCGGTACTGCATAAAAAATATGCCGATGTACAGAAATCGTTGGTGAAGATTATCAAAAAGATTCCCGTTCTTCACTCCGATACACTCTCGGCGCGTTGTCTTGATTCACTCGATGGAACAAAAAAGAAACCGATTGATAAACAGCAAAAGAGTTTGCCACCGGATAAGCAGAACAACAAACTCTTCGCTGAAGCGCTTGCTTTGGAATTAAACGTCGCCGCAAGTGCGAGAGAAAAATTCCCTATCGGGTTGGGAGAGTTGACGTTTGAAGATACGGTTGCCAATCCGTTCAACGGAAAACCTATAAGCCAAATTTCTACATTGGCGGATTCGATGCTTTCGTGCTTGCCGCTTGCATCAATAATCGGTGAAACGTACGACGATTTGTATTCGGCAATCAGGATGATAAATAAGGCGTTCAGCGATACGTTGGTGGATACTCTTTCGTTTGGTTCGAAGACGAAACTGACCGGAGTGAAGCGACTGATTGATGTGTATTACCTCCATGTTACGCCAGGACTTGAACCTATTTCTCTCGCTTCTTTCGATGAACAACGTTCGGAAGAGCCGGAAGGATTTGCATTGTATCAGAACTATCCGAATCCATTCAACCCGACGACGAATTTCGGATTTCGGATTGCCAATTTCGGATTGGTGACATTGAAAGTGTTTAATCTTCTTGGTCAGGAAGTTGCAATATTACTGAATAACGAAGCGATGGAAGAAGGCGAGTACGAAATTCCATTCGATGCGTCTTCGCTTCCGAGCGGCGTCTATTATTATCGTCTGAATGTGGAGACACTGAATGACGAAGGTATAGCGGAGAACATGACGAGTGTGAAGAAGATGATACTTCTTCGATAA
- a CDS encoding response regulator transcription factor — MKLHSQQRTYHSPVTTDESPISIILADDHPVLRKGMLDILRSESSVRVIAETGNGDDALRLIESEKPNIAILDVEMPKKSGIEVAKSVQEQGLPTDVIILTLYDSENFFNQSLDVGVMGYVLKDSAVEDILECIQSVMEGKHYISPQLSNFLLRRRNRSSAGIEKKLGIDALTTMERKILKHISENKTTKIIAEELFLSPKTIDTHRHNICTKLEITGTNALLRFALEHRDKL, encoded by the coding sequence ATGAAACTACACTCACAACAGCGTACTTACCACTCACCGGTCACCACCGACGAATCTCCAATCTCAATTATTCTGGCAGATGACCATCCCGTTCTCCGGAAAGGTATGCTTGATATTCTCAGAAGTGAATCGAGTGTCAGAGTGATCGCGGAAACAGGAAACGGAGATGATGCGCTTCGACTCATTGAATCGGAGAAGCCGAACATTGCTATTCTCGATGTTGAGATGCCGAAGAAGAGCGGAATCGAAGTTGCCAAGTCCGTTCAGGAACAAGGACTCCCGACCGATGTCATTATTCTTACGCTGTACGATAGCGAAAATTTCTTCAATCAATCGTTGGATGTCGGAGTGATGGGGTATGTATTGAAAGATAGCGCGGTGGAAGATATTCTTGAGTGTATTCAATCGGTGATGGAAGGAAAACACTATATCAGTCCGCAACTCTCGAACTTTCTTCTCCGTCGTCGAAACCGTTCCTCAGCCGGTATAGAAAAGAAACTGGGCATTGATGCTCTCACAACAATGGAACGAAAAATTCTCAAGCATATCTCGGAAAACAAAACAACGAAAATCATCGCCGAGGAATTATTCCTCAGTCCGAAAACAATAGATACACACCGGCATAATATCTGCACAAAACTCGAAATCACCGGCACAAACGCGCTTCTCCGCTTCGCGCTCGAACATCGCGACAAACTCTAA
- a CDS encoding DUF5615 family PIN-like protein, with product MTILLDQNIPEPIANWLQQQVGNRAEITSTRTLGQQRMTDEEIFFFSQQHRMVIITYDEDFQNPLKIPNLPGFGVVRLNVYPTGIRQTQEALLRLLERHPVETWEHASIVIDHHKIRYQKRT from the coding sequence ATGACAATCTTGCTTGACCAAAATATTCCTGAACCAATCGCTAATTGGCTTCAGCAACAAGTTGGAAATCGGGCTGAGATCACATCGACCAGAACACTCGGTCAACAACGAATGACGGATGAAGAAATCTTTTTCTTTTCTCAACAACATCGCATGGTGATTATAACGTACGATGAAGATTTCCAGAATCCATTGAAGATTCCCAACCTTCCCGGCTTCGGAGTTGTTCGTTTGAATGTTTATCCGACAGGCATCCGGCAAACTCAGGAGGCGTTGCTCAGACTGCTCGAACGGCATCCGGTTGAAACATGGGAACATGCTTCCATTGTTATTGACCACCATAAGATTCGCTATCAAAAAAGAACTTGA